Proteins encoded within one genomic window of Pectobacterium araliae:
- the yfcD gene encoding NUDIX hydrolase YfcD: MAEQSQAAGTEWVDIVNENNEVIAQSSRQQMRAQSLRHRATYIVVHDGMGKILVQRRTKIKDFYPGWLDATAGGVVQSGEQMLESARREAEEELGIAGVPFAEHGLFYYEGENCRVWGGLFSCVTHGPFALQEEEVDEVSWLTPQEITARCDEFTPDSLKALSLWLTRYSDQEYGKPISRKLNEVVEAAEKSVVNHDNVDDENDSDVASSETDPQK, from the coding sequence ATGGCGGAACAAAGTCAGGCAGCAGGCACAGAGTGGGTTGATATCGTCAATGAAAACAACGAGGTAATTGCTCAGTCAAGTCGTCAGCAGATGCGTGCTCAGAGTCTTCGTCATCGTGCTACTTACATTGTTGTGCATGATGGAATGGGTAAAATTCTGGTGCAGCGTCGGACGAAAATCAAAGATTTTTATCCAGGCTGGCTGGACGCGACCGCTGGCGGCGTAGTGCAAAGCGGTGAGCAAATGCTGGAGTCCGCACGTCGTGAAGCTGAAGAGGAGCTTGGTATTGCGGGCGTGCCATTTGCAGAACATGGCCTATTCTATTACGAAGGCGAGAATTGCCGAGTGTGGGGAGGGCTGTTTAGCTGCGTCACCCACGGGCCATTTGCACTACAGGAAGAAGAGGTTGATGAAGTCAGTTGGCTGACGCCGCAAGAGATCACTGCACGCTGCGATGAATTTACGCCGGACTCGCTGAAAGCGTTGTCGCTGTGGCTGACGCGCTATAGCGATCAGGAATATGGCAAGCCGATTTCGCGTAAGCTGAACGAGGTAGTAGAAGCGGCAGAGAAATCTGTCGTTAATCATGACAATGTTGATGATGAGAACGACAGCGACGTTGCTTCATCGGAAACGGATCCACAGAAATAA
- the yfcG gene encoding GSH-dependent disulfide bond oxidoreductase, translating to MIDLYYAPTPNGHKITLFLEEANLPYQLHRVNISKGEQFKPEFLAISPNNKIPAIVDTQPAEGDTPISLFESGAILLYLAEKHGVLLSTSLRERTATLQWLFWQVAGFGPMLGQNHHFNHYAPQPVPYAIERYQQETQRLYRVLDKHLQDNPWLAGQNYSIADIATYPWVVSYARQRVDLDDYPAVKAWYTRISERPATQRAYQRAEQ from the coding sequence ATGATTGACCTGTATTACGCACCAACCCCTAATGGGCATAAGATCACGTTGTTTCTGGAAGAAGCGAATCTCCCTTATCAGCTTCACCGCGTGAATATCAGCAAAGGCGAACAGTTCAAGCCGGAATTTTTAGCCATCTCGCCTAATAACAAAATTCCCGCGATTGTCGATACGCAGCCCGCGGAAGGTGACACGCCAATTAGCCTGTTTGAATCTGGCGCGATCCTGCTGTATCTGGCGGAAAAACATGGCGTGCTATTGAGCACGTCATTACGTGAGCGTACGGCCACACTACAATGGCTGTTCTGGCAGGTCGCTGGTTTCGGGCCTATGCTGGGGCAGAATCACCACTTTAACCACTATGCACCTCAGCCCGTGCCTTACGCGATTGAACGCTATCAGCAAGAAACGCAGCGTCTGTATCGTGTGCTGGATAAACATCTGCAAGACAACCCTTGGCTAGCAGGCCAAAATTACAGTATCGCCGATATCGCAACCTACCCGTGGGTGGTTTCTTATGCCCGCCAGCGCGTTGACCTTGATGATTACCCGGCGGTGAAGGCATGGTATACGCGTATCAGTGAGCGCCCGGCAACACAGCGAGCTTATCAGCGAGCAGAGCAGTAA
- a CDS encoding histidine ABC transporter permease HisQ, with translation MLYGYAPLILDGAIMTLELAVSSLLLALAIGLMGASAKLSSNRLLAGGFSCYTTLIRGIPDLVLMLLIFYGLQIALNGVTESIGLEQVDIDPLTAGIITLGFIYGAYFTETFRGAYLAVPRGQIEAAVAFGFSPLKVFRRILFPSMMRFALPGIGNNWQVILKATALVSLLGLNDVIKATQLAGKGAHEPFYFALVAGAMYLIFTTISNGVLWWLERHYSQGVKKVNYE, from the coding sequence ATGCTCTATGGCTATGCCCCGCTAATTCTGGATGGTGCCATCATGACGCTGGAGTTGGCTGTGAGTTCGCTACTGCTGGCGCTGGCTATCGGTCTGATGGGGGCGTCGGCGAAGTTGTCTTCCAACCGCCTGCTGGCTGGGGGATTTTCCTGCTATACCACGTTGATTCGCGGCATCCCCGATTTGGTGTTGATGCTGCTCATTTTCTATGGGTTGCAAATTGCCTTAAACGGCGTGACGGAATCGATCGGTCTGGAGCAAGTTGACATCGATCCGTTGACCGCTGGGATTATTACGCTGGGCTTTATTTACGGCGCGTATTTCACGGAAACCTTTCGTGGTGCCTATCTTGCTGTGCCGCGTGGACAGATCGAAGCGGCGGTGGCGTTTGGTTTCTCTCCTCTGAAAGTGTTCCGCCGCATTCTGTTTCCTTCCATGATGCGCTTTGCGTTACCGGGGATCGGCAATAACTGGCAGGTGATCTTGAAAGCAACGGCACTCGTGTCATTGCTTGGCCTGAATGATGTGATTAAGGCGACGCAACTGGCTGGCAAGGGCGCGCACGAACCGTTTTATTTTGCACTGGTTGCCGGGGCGATGTACCTGATTTTTACCACCATTTCTAATGGCGTGTTGTGGTGGTTGGAGCGGCATTATTCGCAGGGAGTCAAGAAAGTAAACTATGAGTGA
- the hisP gene encoding histidine ABC transporter ATP-binding protein HisP, whose protein sequence is MSNNKLMVTELRKRYGEHEVLKGISLQAKAGDVISIIGSSGSGKSTLLRCINFLEKPCEGAIYVSDQEIRMVRDTDGQLKVFDKKQLQMLRTRLTMVFQHFNLWSFMTALENVMEAPIQVLGLSKAEARKRAVFYLNKVGITDSAQQKYPSDLSGGQQQRVSIARALAMEPEVLLFDEPTSALDPELVGEVLRIMQQLAEEGKTMVVVTHEMEFARHVSSHVIFLHQGVIEEEGPPDQLFGRPKSARLQQFLSGALK, encoded by the coding sequence ATGTCGAATAACAAATTGATGGTGACGGAACTGCGTAAACGTTATGGCGAGCATGAGGTACTTAAAGGGATCTCATTGCAGGCGAAAGCGGGTGACGTTATTTCGATTATCGGGTCGTCGGGTTCGGGGAAAAGCACCTTACTGCGCTGCATTAATTTTCTGGAAAAACCCTGCGAAGGGGCGATTTATGTCAGCGATCAGGAAATTCGCATGGTGCGCGATACTGACGGGCAGTTAAAGGTTTTTGATAAAAAGCAGCTTCAGATGCTGCGGACGCGCCTGACGATGGTATTTCAGCACTTCAACCTGTGGAGCTTCATGACGGCGTTAGAGAACGTGATGGAAGCGCCAATTCAGGTATTAGGGCTCAGTAAAGCGGAAGCGCGTAAGCGGGCGGTGTTCTACCTGAATAAAGTAGGGATTACGGATTCTGCCCAACAGAAATATCCGTCGGATCTCTCAGGTGGTCAGCAGCAGCGCGTATCGATTGCGCGGGCGCTGGCGATGGAGCCTGAAGTGTTGTTATTTGATGAGCCGACGTCGGCACTCGATCCTGAATTGGTCGGCGAAGTATTGCGCATCATGCAGCAGTTGGCGGAGGAAGGAAAAACGATGGTGGTGGTGACGCATGAGATGGAGTTTGCCCGCCATGTCTCCAGCCACGTTATCTTCCTGCATCAGGGCGTGATTGAAGAAGAAGGGCCGCCGGATCAGCTATTTGGTCGCCCGAAAAGTGCCCGTTTGCAGCAGTTTCTGTCCGGTGCATTGAAGTAG
- a CDS encoding lysine/arginine/ornithine ABC transporter substrate-binding protein, with protein MKKLIKVLPLALILATGSAMAEIPKNIKIGTDPTYAPFESKNASGELVGFDIDLAKELCKRIDANCTFVESDFDALIPSLKAKKIDAIISSLSITEKRQQEIAFTEKLYAANSRLIAKKGASIEPTLASLGGKRVGVLQASTQEAFANANWQPKGVEVVAYQNQDLIYADLAAGRVDAAFQDEVAASEGFLKLDMGKDYAFAGPAVKDDKFFGVGTGMGLRKADTELKAALDKAFEAMRKDGTYDTFAKKYFDFDVYGG; from the coding sequence ATGAAGAAATTGATCAAAGTTTTGCCGTTGGCACTTATTCTGGCTACGGGCAGTGCGATGGCGGAGATTCCTAAGAATATTAAAATCGGTACCGATCCTACCTATGCACCTTTTGAATCCAAAAATGCCAGCGGTGAGCTGGTCGGATTTGATATCGATTTGGCGAAAGAGTTGTGCAAGCGTATTGACGCTAACTGTACGTTTGTGGAAAGTGATTTTGATGCGTTAATTCCCTCCCTTAAAGCTAAAAAAATTGATGCCATCATCTCTTCTCTGTCTATTACCGAAAAACGCCAGCAGGAAATTGCTTTCACCGAGAAGCTGTATGCGGCTAACTCTCGCCTGATTGCGAAGAAAGGGGCGAGTATTGAGCCAACGTTGGCATCGCTGGGTGGCAAGCGTGTCGGCGTATTGCAGGCGTCAACGCAGGAGGCTTTTGCCAATGCGAACTGGCAGCCAAAAGGCGTTGAGGTTGTCGCTTATCAAAATCAGGATCTGATTTACGCAGATTTGGCCGCAGGTCGCGTCGATGCTGCCTTTCAGGATGAAGTCGCGGCAAGCGAAGGTTTCCTGAAGCTAGATATGGGCAAAGACTATGCGTTTGCTGGCCCAGCAGTAAAAGATGACAAATTTTTCGGTGTGGGGACGGGGATGGGTCTGCGTAAAGCAGATACTGAGCTGAAAGCTGCGCTGGATAAAGCCTTCGAAGCGATGCGTAAAGACGGTACTTACGATACGTTCGCTAAGAAATACTTCGATTTCGACGTCTACGGCGGCTAA
- the pta gene encoding phosphate acetyltransferase has product MSRIIMLIPTGTSVGLTSVSLGVIRSMEQKGVRLSVFKPIAQPRSGDNTPDQTTTIIRANSAISAAEPLAMSRVETLLSSNQQDVLMEEIIARYHETTKDAEVVLVEGLVPTRKHQFANALNYEIAKTLNAEIVFVLALGNDSPAQLKDRIELARSSFGGSKNKNITGVIINKLNAPVDEQGRTRPDLSEIFDDSTKASVANIDPKQLFANSPLPVLGCIPWSFDLIATRAIDMAKHLNARIVNEGDIQTRRVKSVTFCARSIPHMLEHFRPGSLLVTSADRPDVLVAACLAAMNGVEIGALLLTGGYEMDPSIAKLCERAFQTGLPVFMVDTNTWQTSLSLQSFNLEVPADDRQRVEKVQEYVARHIDTQWIDSLSAESERSRRLSPPAFRYQLTELARKAGKRIVLPEGDEPRTVKAAAICAERGIAHCVLIGNPEEIQRVAAAQGVELGKGIEIVDPIVVRERYVARLVELRKSKGMTEVVAREQLEDNVVLGTLMLEQGEVDGLVSGAVHTTANTIRPPLQLIKTAPGSSLVSSVFFMLLPEQVLVYGDCAINPDPTAEQLAEIAIQSADSATAFGIDPRVAMISYSTGNSGAGSDVEKVREATRLAQEKRPDLVIDGPLQYDAAIMADVAQSKAPNSPVAGKATVFIFPDLNTGNTTYKAVQRSADLISIGPMLQGMRKPVNDLSRGALVDDIVYTVALTAIQATQL; this is encoded by the coding sequence GTGTCCCGTATAATCATGTTGATCCCCACTGGCACCAGCGTTGGTCTGACAAGCGTCAGCCTGGGTGTCATTCGCTCCATGGAACAGAAAGGCGTCCGCCTGAGCGTGTTCAAACCTATCGCCCAACCGCGCAGTGGCGACAATACGCCAGATCAGACGACCACTATTATCCGTGCTAATTCCGCTATCAGCGCCGCAGAACCACTGGCAATGAGCCGCGTTGAAACCCTGTTGAGCTCTAACCAACAAGACGTGCTGATGGAAGAAATCATCGCGCGTTACCACGAAACGACCAAAGATGCTGAAGTCGTTCTGGTTGAAGGTCTGGTTCCTACCCGTAAGCACCAGTTTGCTAACGCGTTGAACTATGAAATCGCCAAAACGCTGAACGCGGAAATCGTCTTTGTACTGGCGCTGGGCAACGATTCTCCAGCACAGTTGAAAGACCGCATCGAACTGGCGCGTTCCAGCTTCGGTGGCAGCAAAAACAAAAACATCACTGGCGTGATCATCAATAAACTGAATGCGCCGGTAGATGAGCAGGGTCGTACACGCCCTGATCTGTCTGAAATCTTTGATGACTCAACGAAAGCCAGCGTTGCCAACATCGATCCTAAGCAACTGTTCGCTAACAGCCCGCTGCCGGTTCTGGGCTGTATCCCGTGGAGCTTTGATCTGATTGCTACGCGTGCCATTGATATGGCGAAGCACCTGAATGCTCGTATCGTCAATGAAGGTGACATTCAGACGCGTCGCGTTAAGTCTGTCACCTTCTGCGCACGCAGCATCCCGCATATGCTGGAGCATTTCCGTCCGGGTTCACTGCTGGTGACCTCCGCTGACCGTCCTGATGTTCTGGTCGCCGCGTGTCTGGCCGCCATGAACGGCGTGGAAATCGGTGCCCTGCTGCTGACTGGCGGCTACGAAATGGATCCAAGTATTGCCAAGCTATGTGAACGTGCCTTCCAGACTGGCCTGCCAGTATTTATGGTCGACACCAACACCTGGCAAACCTCACTCAGCCTGCAAAGCTTCAACCTTGAAGTACCGGCTGATGACCGCCAGCGCGTCGAGAAAGTGCAGGAATATGTTGCACGCCACATCGACACCCAGTGGATCGATTCTCTGAGCGCTGAATCTGAGCGTTCACGCCGTCTGTCTCCACCAGCATTCCGTTATCAGCTTACTGAACTGGCGCGCAAAGCGGGCAAACGTATCGTTCTGCCAGAAGGTGATGAGCCACGTACCGTTAAAGCCGCTGCAATTTGTGCCGAACGCGGCATTGCGCACTGTGTGCTGATCGGTAACCCAGAAGAGATTCAACGCGTTGCCGCCGCTCAGGGTGTAGAACTGGGCAAAGGCATTGAAATCGTCGATCCGATTGTCGTGCGTGAGCGCTATGTTGCGCGTCTGGTTGAACTGCGTAAGAGCAAGGGCATGACCGAAGTGGTTGCGCGCGAACAGCTCGAAGACAACGTCGTTCTGGGTACGTTGATGCTGGAACAGGGTGAAGTTGACGGTCTGGTTTCTGGTGCCGTTCATACCACCGCTAATACCATTCGTCCGCCGTTACAGTTGATCAAAACTGCACCGGGCAGCTCACTGGTATCTTCCGTGTTCTTCATGCTGCTGCCTGAGCAGGTTCTGGTTTACGGCGACTGCGCCATCAACCCAGACCCAACCGCAGAACAATTGGCTGAAATCGCTATTCAATCTGCTGATTCTGCCACTGCATTCGGCATCGACCCACGCGTTGCGATGATCTCTTACTCCACCGGTAACTCCGGCGCGGGTAGCGATGTTGAAAAAGTACGTGAAGCAACCCGTTTGGCGCAGGAAAAACGTCCTGATCTGGTTATCGATGGTCCGCTGCAATATGACGCCGCTATCATGGCAGACGTTGCACAGTCCAAAGCACCTAACTCGCCAGTGGCGGGTAAAGCCACCGTGTTCATCTTCCCTGATCTGAACACCGGTAACACCACGTACAAAGCGGTACAGCGTTCTGCCGACCTGATCTCCATCGGGCCAATGCTGCAAGGCATGCGCAAACCGGTTAACGACCTGTCTCGTGGCGCACTGGTAGACGACATCGTTTACACCGTTGCCCTGACCGCCATTCAGGCTACGCAGCTCTAA
- a CDS encoding TIGR01777 family oxidoreductase, with protein sequence MQLLITGGTGLIGRHLIQRLQLLSHHITVLTRDPERARGVLGNQVDYLSTLSNITSLNGFDGIINLAGEPIADKRWTPQQKQRLAQSRWIITEQLATLIKASSEPPAVFISGSAVGYYGDQGEALVTEEESPVDEFTHHLCARWEALAQSAESNNTRVCLLRTGIVLSAQGGALAKMLPIFRLGLGGPMGSGKQYMPWIHLDDMVNGILYLLDQPILRGPFNMVAPYPVHNEQFSAMLAHVLDRPGFLRAPAFALKLLMGEASTLVLGGQRAIPQRLEAAGFGFRFFELEEALQDVIKKPS encoded by the coding sequence ATGCAACTACTCATAACAGGCGGAACCGGTCTTATTGGTCGCCATCTTATCCAACGATTACAGCTGCTTTCCCATCACATCACGGTACTGACACGCGATCCTGAGCGCGCCCGAGGGGTTCTCGGCAATCAGGTCGACTATTTATCAACATTGAGTAATATCACCTCACTGAACGGCTTTGATGGCATCATCAATCTGGCGGGCGAACCTATCGCCGATAAACGATGGACGCCGCAACAAAAGCAGCGCTTGGCACAGAGTCGCTGGATCATTACCGAGCAGCTTGCCACGCTGATTAAGGCCAGCAGTGAGCCGCCAGCGGTTTTTATCTCGGGCTCAGCGGTCGGATATTATGGCGACCAGGGGGAAGCGCTGGTCACAGAAGAGGAATCACCGGTTGATGAATTCACACATCATCTGTGTGCCCGCTGGGAAGCGCTGGCGCAGTCTGCCGAAAGCAATAATACCCGCGTCTGCCTGCTGCGTACCGGTATTGTTCTTTCAGCACAAGGTGGCGCGCTAGCAAAAATGCTGCCGATTTTCCGCCTCGGATTAGGCGGACCGATGGGTTCCGGCAAGCAATACATGCCGTGGATTCATCTTGATGACATGGTTAACGGCATTCTCTATCTACTGGATCAACCGATATTACGCGGTCCCTTCAATATGGTTGCGCCCTATCCGGTTCATAATGAACAATTTTCTGCCATGCTGGCACACGTATTGGATCGCCCCGGTTTTCTACGAGCCCCCGCCTTTGCGCTCAAACTGCTGATGGGCGAAGCCTCAACGCTGGTACTGGGCGGGCAACGCGCCATCCCACAGCGGTTAGAGGCCGCAGGTTTTGGTTTCCGTTTCTTTGAGTTGGAAGAAGCCCTGCAAGACGTGATCAAAAAACCGAGCTGA
- the yfcE gene encoding phosphodiesterase — MKLMFASDIHGSLSAVERVLAIFEQSHADWLILLGDFLNHGPRNPLPEAYQPAEVAARLNAYASRVIAVRGNCDSEVDQMLLTFPITAPWQHVLLPQNRLFLTHGHLYHPENMPPLHAGDVLVYGHTHIPIAEQRGEYYFFNPGSVSLSKGGYPASYGLLEQDELRVLPLHGGEPIAQVSIRH; from the coding sequence ATGAAGTTGATGTTTGCGTCCGACATACACGGGTCTCTTAGTGCGGTAGAACGTGTGTTGGCGATCTTTGAGCAGAGTCATGCTGACTGGCTTATTTTACTGGGCGATTTTCTTAATCATGGCCCCCGCAACCCGCTGCCGGAAGCGTATCAACCTGCGGAAGTGGCTGCCCGGCTAAACGCTTATGCGTCACGTGTCATCGCCGTACGGGGAAATTGTGATAGCGAGGTTGATCAGATGCTGCTGACCTTTCCGATAACGGCACCGTGGCAACATGTGCTATTGCCGCAAAATCGCCTTTTCCTGACGCACGGTCATCTTTATCATCCAGAGAATATGCCGCCGCTACACGCGGGGGATGTTTTGGTCTATGGTCATACCCATATCCCGATTGCGGAGCAACGCGGGGAATATTATTTTTTCAACCCCGGCTCTGTGAGCTTGTCGAAAGGGGGATACCCCGCGAGCTACGGTTTACTTGAACAAGATGAACTGCGAGTTCTGCCGTTACACGGCGGCGAGCCTATTGCACAGGTCTCAATTAGACACTAA
- a CDS encoding UbiX family flavin prenyltransferase produces the protein MKRLIVGISGASGVIYGIRLLQVLQTLEGIETHLIMSQAARQTLALETDFSLRDVQVLADVVHDSRDIAASVSSGSFKTAGMVILPCSIKTLSGIVHSYSDNLLTRAADVVLKERRPLVLGVRETPLHLGHLRLMTTAVELGAIIMPPVPAFYHRPESVQDIVDQTVNRILDQFDIDLPKDLFIRWQGAS, from the coding sequence ATGAAGCGACTCATTGTAGGGATTTCCGGTGCCAGCGGTGTCATTTACGGTATCCGACTGTTACAGGTGTTACAGACGCTGGAAGGCATCGAAACCCATCTGATCATGAGCCAGGCAGCTCGTCAGACATTAGCGCTAGAAACAGATTTTAGCCTGCGTGACGTACAGGTGTTAGCTGATGTGGTGCATGACTCGCGTGACATTGCTGCCAGTGTCTCTTCGGGGTCGTTTAAAACGGCGGGTATGGTGATTTTGCCCTGCTCAATAAAAACCCTCTCTGGGATTGTGCACAGCTATAGCGACAATCTATTGACCCGCGCAGCCGATGTGGTGTTGAAGGAACGTCGTCCTCTGGTGTTGGGCGTGCGCGAAACGCCGCTGCATTTAGGACACTTACGGTTGATGACCACTGCCGTTGAGCTGGGTGCGATAATCATGCCGCCGGTTCCCGCGTTTTATCATCGCCCAGAAAGTGTGCAGGATATTGTCGATCAAACGGTAAATCGTATTTTGGACCAGTTTGATATCGACCTGCCAAAAGATCTCTTTATTCGCTGGCAAGGCGCGTCGTAG
- the folX gene encoding dihydroneopterin triphosphate 2'-epimerase, producing the protein MPYHHSDAIIRIKNLRLRTFIGIKDEEITNKQDVIINVVIHYPAEQARNSENIADALNYRTITKNIIRHVEDNRFALLEKLTQDVLNIASDHEWITYAEVEIDKPFALRYADSVSMTLRYHQA; encoded by the coding sequence ATGCCATATCACCATTCTGACGCTATTATTCGTATAAAAAATCTGCGGCTACGCACCTTCATCGGTATCAAAGATGAGGAAATCACGAATAAGCAGGATGTGATCATCAACGTTGTGATTCACTACCCAGCAGAACAGGCACGCAACAGCGAGAATATCGCCGACGCACTGAACTACCGTACCATCACCAAAAATATTATTCGCCACGTAGAAGATAACCGCTTCGCGTTGTTGGAAAAATTAACGCAGGATGTGCTCAACATCGCCAGCGATCACGAATGGATAACCTATGCTGAAGTAGAAATAGATAAACCGTTTGCCCTGCGATACGCCGACTCGGTTTCCATGACCCTGCGTTATCACCAGGCATAA
- a CDS encoding ABC transporter permease, which yields MSEILQQYWQPLLWSDGYRLTGLAMTLWLLISSVVIGGLMALPLAIARVSPRRRFSFPVWLFTYVFRGTPLYVQLLVFYSGVYSLEIVRGTDLLNAFFRSGLNCAILALALNTCAYTTEIFAGAIRSVPHGEIEAARAYGFSRFKQYRCIILPGALRIALPAYSNEVILMLHSTALAFTVTVPDILKIARDINAATYQPFYAFGIAAVIYLAISFVLIGLFRRAERHWLRHLYTRSSH from the coding sequence ATGAGTGAGATCCTGCAACAATATTGGCAACCGCTGCTGTGGAGCGATGGTTATCGCCTGACTGGGCTGGCGATGACGCTCTGGCTGCTCATTTCCTCGGTCGTCATCGGCGGGCTGATGGCGTTGCCACTGGCGATTGCTCGCGTTTCACCGCGACGTCGGTTCAGCTTCCCGGTTTGGCTATTTACCTACGTGTTCCGTGGTACACCGCTCTACGTGCAGCTATTGGTGTTCTATTCCGGCGTGTATAGCCTGGAAATTGTGCGCGGCACCGATCTGCTGAATGCCTTTTTCCGCAGCGGACTGAACTGCGCCATTTTGGCGTTAGCGCTCAATACCTGCGCGTACACCACAGAGATTTTTGCAGGGGCAATCCGCTCTGTACCGCATGGGGAAATTGAAGCCGCCAGAGCATACGGTTTCTCCCGTTTTAAGCAGTATCGCTGCATTATTTTGCCGGGTGCGCTGCGTATTGCGTTGCCAGCCTACAGCAACGAAGTGATTCTGATGCTGCACTCAACAGCGCTGGCTTTTACCGTGACGGTGCCGGATATCCTGAAGATCGCGCGCGATATTAATGCGGCCACCTACCAGCCGTTTTATGCGTTTGGCATTGCTGCGGTGATCTATCTGGCGATCTCATTTGTATTAATCGGGCTGTTCAGAAGGGCAGAGCGGCACTGGTTACGTCATCTTTATACCCGTTCATCTCATTAA